In a single window of the Luteolibacter yonseiensis genome:
- a CDS encoding DUF4340 domain-containing protein: protein MRSFGFTLILALLALLVCGVAGWQWKEGNFNSVFGAPPTLPGYRIYASYNAPEKRFVPDFTAPDVKHIQVSRDGVTGTFEFTDKGWQCTLPWKDRMDPRAAVDIINFTLSMRVEDFAKRDELDAQKAGLKDGAVNIRLEGADHKLLALYKLGRPTPWLATFPDLEKNVPTVFIQRRDSDHKGYIYSCTGDIGDWFKDGLKNLRDHQPFYFNPLGLRQIRTREFTLACDAPGKAWRIIQPQNLVTDPKAMKALLEGLYQMRATRISDRASVTLPSNGTQAKTGLIAITPFGSDVETVLEIYPPESPEAREVKATVSDRPDTIFDLPLKPEEKVVSLADLPLTINGLRDSALMNLNIKALSGLVIQPANGPEILITRTPPQPWTATINGASQEANQERLFGLMQSLSEGRAIAFKTDAATDFAPWGLDKPLLKIRLVAVDNHSFELAFGTDGKGNYYANRIGTPTVMQVDGGLVSSFPVRDYEWRHGRLWSIDRLNLLAIVRQSGTTPPLKLLYDFNTEEWTANSNGEDLTPRLVATRTNFLLGVLEGLKVNRWLSPEDESANRALRSPSLVFKILENTTDDMGDVNGRITHDLILAPGSTSPNPAFYYGRVATHENPFLLDRDTYLKLATELLEK from the coding sequence ATGCGTTCCTTCGGATTCACCCTCATTCTCGCACTGTTAGCCCTGCTGGTCTGCGGCGTGGCCGGTTGGCAGTGGAAGGAAGGAAATTTCAACTCCGTCTTCGGGGCTCCTCCGACCCTTCCCGGTTATCGGATTTATGCCAGTTACAACGCTCCGGAAAAGCGGTTCGTGCCCGACTTCACGGCACCCGACGTGAAACACATCCAGGTCTCACGGGACGGAGTGACCGGAACCTTCGAGTTCACTGACAAAGGCTGGCAGTGCACCCTGCCGTGGAAGGACCGCATGGATCCGAGGGCCGCCGTGGACATCATCAACTTCACTCTCAGCATGCGCGTGGAGGATTTCGCGAAGCGCGACGAGCTCGACGCCCAGAAGGCCGGGCTCAAGGACGGTGCCGTGAACATCCGTCTCGAAGGGGCGGACCACAAACTCCTGGCCCTCTACAAGCTCGGACGTCCCACCCCTTGGCTCGCCACCTTTCCGGACTTGGAAAAGAACGTCCCCACCGTTTTCATCCAACGGCGGGACTCGGATCACAAGGGCTACATCTACTCCTGCACCGGTGACATCGGCGACTGGTTCAAGGACGGGTTGAAAAACCTGCGGGACCACCAGCCGTTTTATTTCAATCCGCTCGGACTCCGGCAGATCCGCACGAGGGAGTTCACCCTGGCCTGCGACGCACCCGGCAAGGCCTGGCGCATCATCCAGCCGCAGAACCTCGTCACCGATCCCAAGGCCATGAAGGCCCTGCTCGAAGGGCTTTACCAGATGCGCGCCACCCGGATCTCGGACAGGGCCTCCGTCACGCTACCCTCCAACGGCACACAGGCGAAGACAGGCCTCATCGCCATCACCCCGTTCGGCTCGGACGTGGAAACCGTGCTGGAAATCTATCCGCCGGAATCTCCCGAAGCCCGCGAGGTGAAAGCCACCGTCAGCGACCGCCCGGACACCATTTTCGACCTCCCGCTCAAGCCGGAAGAAAAGGTCGTTTCCCTGGCGGACCTGCCCCTCACCATCAACGGGCTGCGTGACTCCGCCCTGATGAACCTCAACATCAAGGCGCTCAGCGGACTGGTCATCCAACCCGCGAACGGACCGGAAATCCTCATCACCCGCACCCCGCCCCAGCCTTGGACGGCCACCATCAATGGCGCATCCCAGGAGGCCAACCAGGAGCGGCTCTTCGGGCTCATGCAGTCGCTCAGCGAAGGGCGCGCCATCGCCTTCAAGACGGACGCCGCCACCGACTTCGCGCCGTGGGGCCTCGACAAGCCGCTGTTGAAAATACGCCTCGTCGCGGTGGACAACCACTCTTTCGAGCTCGCCTTCGGCACCGATGGCAAGGGGAACTACTACGCAAACCGTATCGGCACGCCGACCGTCATGCAGGTGGATGGCGGACTGGTGTCCTCTTTCCCGGTGAGGGATTACGAATGGCGCCACGGAAGATTGTGGTCCATCGACCGGCTGAACCTTCTCGCAATCGTCCGGCAATCAGGGACCACTCCTCCGCTGAAACTGCTCTATGATTTCAACACCGAGGAGTGGACCGCCAACAGCAATGGCGAGGACCTGACCCCGCGCCTCGTCGCCACCCGCACCAACTTCCTGCTGGGCGTGCTTGAAGGACTCAAGGTGAACCGCTGGCTGTCACCCGAAGACGAATCCGCGAACAGGGCCCTGCGCTCGCCCTCCCTCGTTTTCAAAATCCTTGAGAACACCACGGACGACATGGGTGACGTCAATGGCCGCATCACGCACGATCTGATCCTCGCCCCCGGCAGCACCAGCCCGAACCCCGCCTTTTACTACGGCCGCGTCGCCACGCACGAAAATCCGTTTCTTCTGGACCGCGACACCTATCTCAAGCTGGCGACGGAGCTGCTTGAGAAATAG
- a CDS encoding DUF7088 domain-containing protein, translating into MSQDTSEPKAKPARPLNRWGQGTLSILQIVFLAVALIALNYLAAHHFVRSDLSREAAYTLSPTTKLYLEKEISPRAKPMKWIMAYRRSAEFYERVRVLAEEYARLSDGKIELEIVDPLRSSDRTQELMATYGFPLTKDLIIIDARTDDSAVSTEEETETPALDANSTEKKTVRILNPHVKVVIAEDMTIYAKDNNGQRRSVGFQGEDVMTARLVESVEGRARKMYFVADKSRIEAEGEKSPLKFLQDLLQLQNVELRGLNIANVDEIPADAEGLALIAPKYDLTDKELAVLDKYWNRPRAAVLMLLKPGDTPPKLRTFLRGYGVTPRRDRVISMQDKSINSVARGVFTYGVDFTKDFALQGVIFEGATSSLEVREGADDLMNRQINPVGLIQATDGFWGETKFGEKNTTFDENEDTKASSMFYAASITRGAANNDKFAAETSRMIVVSNTDFLDPDRQHEENVDFLASSVNWLMDRQSLFGIGPRSLGTYKLPLLEAQVSFINRVNLFFLPALLAIIGAFVWSSRRA; encoded by the coding sequence ATGTCTCAAGACACTTCCGAGCCAAAAGCCAAACCCGCGCGCCCGCTGAACCGCTGGGGCCAGGGCACGCTTTCCATTCTGCAGATCGTGTTTCTCGCGGTCGCGCTCATCGCGCTGAACTACCTCGCCGCCCATCATTTCGTGCGCTCAGACCTGAGCCGTGAGGCGGCTTACACGCTTTCCCCCACGACAAAACTGTATCTGGAGAAAGAAATCAGTCCCCGGGCCAAGCCAATGAAATGGATCATGGCCTACCGCCGCTCGGCGGAGTTCTACGAGCGGGTCCGCGTCCTGGCGGAAGAATACGCCCGCCTGTCCGATGGGAAGATCGAACTGGAGATCGTCGATCCCCTGCGCAGTTCCGACCGGACCCAGGAGCTGATGGCGACCTACGGATTCCCGCTGACCAAGGACCTCATCATCATCGACGCACGCACGGATGATAGCGCCGTTTCCACCGAGGAGGAGACCGAAACCCCGGCTCTGGACGCCAATTCGACCGAGAAAAAGACCGTCCGCATCCTCAATCCCCACGTGAAGGTCGTCATCGCCGAGGACATGACCATCTACGCGAAGGACAACAATGGCCAGCGGCGCTCCGTCGGCTTCCAAGGCGAGGATGTCATGACCGCACGCCTGGTGGAATCCGTGGAGGGACGTGCCCGGAAGATGTATTTCGTCGCGGACAAGAGCCGGATCGAAGCGGAGGGTGAAAAATCGCCTCTCAAATTCCTCCAAGACCTGCTGCAGCTCCAGAACGTGGAACTGCGCGGCCTCAACATCGCGAATGTGGACGAAATCCCGGCGGACGCCGAAGGACTGGCGCTCATCGCGCCGAAATATGACCTGACGGACAAGGAACTCGCGGTGCTGGACAAATACTGGAACCGCCCGCGGGCGGCCGTGCTGATGCTGCTGAAGCCCGGCGACACCCCGCCGAAGCTACGGACATTCCTGCGGGGTTACGGAGTCACCCCGCGTCGGGACAGGGTCATTTCCATGCAGGACAAATCCATCAACAGCGTGGCGCGGGGCGTGTTCACCTATGGGGTGGATTTCACGAAGGATTTCGCCCTCCAGGGTGTCATCTTCGAGGGGGCGACGTCGTCCTTGGAAGTCCGGGAAGGCGCGGATGACCTGATGAACCGCCAGATCAATCCCGTGGGCCTGATCCAGGCGACGGACGGATTCTGGGGGGAGACGAAATTCGGTGAGAAGAACACCACCTTCGACGAAAACGAGGACACCAAAGCCTCATCGATGTTCTACGCCGCCAGTATCACCCGGGGTGCCGCGAACAATGACAAGTTCGCCGCCGAGACCTCCCGCATGATCGTGGTTTCCAATACCGATTTCCTGGACCCCGACCGCCAGCACGAGGAAAATGTGGATTTCCTCGCCTCCTCGGTGAACTGGCTGATGGACCGGCAGTCGCTCTTCGGCATCGGCCCCCGCTCGCTCGGAACCTACAAGCTGCCGCTGCTTGAGGCGCAGGTGTCGTTCATCAACCGCGTGAACCTGTTTTTCCTGCCCGCGCTGCTCGCGATCATCGGGGCCTTCGTCTGGTCCTCGCGCCGCGCCTAA
- a CDS encoding ABC transporter permease has translation MRLFRILTFKELKGYFLTPFGWVILAFVTIMQGVSLSTAMKGFRDTPVRDSLVYVTFHTPLFWFYFLFIFPLITMRLFSEEERSGTLETLLTAPVRTWQVVFSKYTAAMIFYTTLWIPGLIQFKMFQWATDLPPAFSPGALGGAFTVVMLMGAAFTAIGCLASALTSSQIIAGIFTIGLLVIHYFLGYVTRIWGESFAGAPFFHYISSQHHLHYFTSGFFDSRPVVYFLSLALFALFLTYQVVDYRRWRN, from the coding sequence ATGAGATTGTTCCGAATTCTGACGTTTAAAGAACTGAAAGGGTATTTCCTCACTCCTTTCGGGTGGGTGATCCTGGCCTTTGTGACCATCATGCAGGGAGTTTCCCTCTCCACGGCGATGAAGGGGTTCCGTGACACTCCGGTGCGGGACAGCCTCGTTTACGTGACCTTCCACACGCCCCTGTTCTGGTTCTATTTCCTTTTCATTTTCCCGCTGATCACGATGCGCCTGTTCTCCGAGGAGGAACGGTCCGGCACGCTGGAAACACTGCTCACCGCACCGGTCCGCACCTGGCAGGTGGTGTTTTCTAAATATACGGCGGCAATGATCTTCTACACCACCCTGTGGATTCCGGGACTCATCCAGTTCAAGATGTTCCAGTGGGCGACGGACCTGCCGCCCGCGTTTTCCCCGGGTGCGCTGGGCGGGGCCTTCACCGTGGTGATGCTGATGGGCGCGGCGTTCACGGCCATCGGCTGCCTGGCTTCCGCGCTCACCTCAAGCCAGATCATCGCCGGCATTTTCACCATCGGCCTGCTGGTGATCCATTATTTCCTCGGTTATGTGACCAGGATCTGGGGTGAGTCCTTCGCGGGAGCGCCGTTTTTCCACTACATTTCCTCACAGCATCACCTGCATTATTTCACCAGCGGATTCTTCGACTCGCGGCCGGTGGTCTATTTCCTGAGCCTCGCGCTGTTCGCCCTCTTCCTGACCTACCAGGTCGTGGACTACCGCCGCTGGCGCAACTGA
- the bglX gene encoding beta-glucosidase BglX yields the protein MSKETFLRELLERMSIREKAGQLNLLTGTMDATGMKHSDDLAEKIRSGDCGAVLNVYTPEATRALQQLALSGPRRIPLLFGYDVIHGHRTIFPIPLAMACSWNMELLERCARAAATEAAADGLHWVFSPMVDISHDPRWGRVAEGAGEDPWLGAKIAAAMVRGYQGDDLGHPTSVVACVKHFALYGAPMGGRDYHTVDMSRRAMEDTYFPPYRAAVDAGARTVMTSFNDIDGIPASGNRWLLKELLRDRWKFQGWIVTDYTAVTEMKNHGTAASDGDAARQSLDAGVDMDMVSEAFLNHLPELVESGAVSESQLDAAVMRVLETKWDLGLFSDAYARCGGEIQIHHPAPEHRRLAREAARESIVLLKNDRGVLPLAKHGTLAIIGPLADSSRDMLGSWIAAGNETDAVSVYQGIRQALGGHEKVIHAKGCEMETEDDGLLAEAVRAASHADHVILVVGESWQMSGEAASRSNIRLAKCQRRLAKRILKTGKPCVLVTMSGRPLELSSEDAKFHTILHAWQLGTEGGNALADIIFGDAAPVGKLTMGFPRSVGQLPMTYREKPTGRPFDAEIQYSSKYLDVGNDALYPFGHGLTYGEMEIRDLSLSSPVMKTGETLTISVEVGNSQGHPVTETFQLYLRDLVASVTRPLKELRGYQRVTLAPGETRTISFPIRDTELAFLGRDLKPVVEPGEFEVMVGTCSTKVSRARFNLI from the coding sequence ATGAGCAAAGAAACCTTCCTCCGTGAACTTCTTGAGAGGATGAGCATCAGGGAAAAAGCCGGGCAGCTCAATCTGCTGACCGGCACCATGGATGCGACAGGAATGAAACACTCGGACGATCTGGCGGAGAAAATCCGCTCCGGCGATTGCGGTGCGGTGCTGAATGTCTACACGCCGGAAGCCACACGCGCGTTGCAACAACTCGCATTGTCCGGTCCGCGGCGCATCCCGCTGCTCTTCGGGTATGATGTCATCCACGGGCACCGCACGATTTTTCCCATTCCCCTCGCCATGGCGTGCTCCTGGAATATGGAACTGCTGGAACGCTGTGCCCGCGCGGCCGCAACCGAGGCCGCCGCGGATGGCCTGCACTGGGTCTTCTCCCCGATGGTGGACATTTCCCATGACCCGCGCTGGGGCAGGGTCGCAGAGGGAGCAGGCGAAGATCCCTGGCTGGGGGCGAAAATCGCAGCAGCGATGGTCCGCGGCTACCAGGGAGACGATCTGGGGCATCCCACCTCGGTTGTGGCATGCGTCAAACACTTCGCCCTCTATGGCGCACCGATGGGCGGACGGGATTACCACACCGTGGACATGAGCCGTCGTGCGATGGAGGATACCTATTTCCCGCCCTACCGCGCCGCGGTGGATGCCGGAGCACGCACGGTGATGACGTCTTTCAACGACATCGACGGCATCCCGGCGAGCGGCAACCGCTGGTTGTTGAAGGAACTGCTGCGCGACCGGTGGAAATTCCAAGGCTGGATCGTCACCGACTACACGGCGGTGACGGAAATGAAAAACCACGGCACCGCGGCCTCGGACGGGGATGCCGCCAGGCAATCGCTTGATGCCGGCGTGGACATGGACATGGTTTCCGAAGCATTCCTCAACCACCTCCCCGAACTGGTGGAATCCGGAGCGGTTTCAGAATCCCAGCTCGACGCGGCGGTGATGCGGGTGCTGGAAACCAAGTGGGACCTCGGACTCTTTTCGGATGCCTACGCACGCTGTGGCGGGGAAATCCAAATCCACCATCCGGCTCCCGAGCACCGCCGGCTGGCCCGGGAGGCGGCCCGCGAATCCATCGTGCTCCTCAAAAACGACCGCGGCGTCCTGCCTCTCGCAAAACACGGCACCCTCGCCATCATCGGGCCCTTGGCGGACAGCAGCCGCGACATGCTGGGCAGTTGGATCGCCGCCGGCAACGAAACCGATGCCGTATCTGTTTACCAAGGCATCCGGCAGGCGTTGGGTGGCCACGAGAAAGTCATTCATGCCAAAGGTTGTGAAATGGAAACCGAGGATGACGGGCTTCTGGCCGAAGCGGTCCGCGCCGCCAGCCACGCGGATCATGTGATCCTGGTGGTCGGGGAAAGCTGGCAGATGTCGGGTGAGGCCGCGAGCCGGAGCAACATCCGCCTCGCGAAATGCCAGCGCCGCCTCGCGAAACGGATTCTCAAGACCGGCAAACCCTGTGTGCTGGTGACCATGAGCGGACGTCCGCTGGAACTTTCGTCCGAAGACGCGAAATTCCATACCATCCTTCATGCCTGGCAGCTTGGCACGGAAGGCGGCAACGCCTTGGCGGACATTATTTTCGGCGACGCGGCTCCCGTGGGGAAACTCACCATGGGCTTCCCCCGCAGCGTCGGCCAACTGCCGATGACCTACCGGGAAAAACCAACGGGCCGCCCCTTCGATGCGGAGATCCAGTATTCCTCCAAGTACCTGGATGTGGGAAATGACGCGCTTTACCCCTTCGGACACGGCCTCACCTACGGAGAAATGGAAATCCGAGATCTTTCCCTCAGTTCCCCCGTGATGAAAACGGGGGAAACGCTTACAATCTCGGTGGAGGTAGGCAATTCCCAAGGGCATCCCGTCACCGAGACATTCCAGCTTTACCTGCGGGACCTGGTGGCCTCGGTCACCCGCCCGCTGAAAGAGCTGCGGGGCTACCAGCGCGTCACCTTGGCACCGGGTGAAACACGCACGATCTCATTCCCCATCCGCGATACGGAACTGGCATTCCTGGGACGGGACCTGAAACCGGTCGTCGAACCCGGAGAATTCGAGGTGATGGTGGGCACCTGTTCCACAAAGGTTTCGCGCGCGAGGTTCAATCTGATCTGA
- a CDS encoding ion transporter, whose product MKTATHEEIKENATIFQIFMVVLSVYVLCTLFVESMFTISVEMDGLLDQIDSIICLIFLGDFFHRFYRAPSKTRFLRWGWIDFISSIPTFHLFRGGNAFRIIRIVRILRTFRSGKILLNYLLKNRSRNTFVTVAAFSCMLAMAGSMCILKLEEGNPNSNIKSPSDALWWSIVTITTVGYGDRYPVSDEGRIVAAVLMIAGVGLFGTFTGFIASMFVEPDIKREEDEVQGLTRQIQALREEIRAIDRKITRQNRRMNQQGGKQQADNKPLK is encoded by the coding sequence ATGAAAACCGCCACCCATGAAGAGATCAAGGAGAATGCCACGATCTTCCAGATCTTCATGGTCGTCCTCTCGGTGTATGTGCTCTGCACCCTTTTCGTGGAATCCATGTTCACCATCTCCGTGGAGATGGACGGGCTTCTCGACCAGATCGACTCGATCATCTGCCTGATTTTCCTCGGTGATTTCTTCCACCGGTTCTACCGCGCCCCTTCAAAAACCAGATTTCTCCGCTGGGGTTGGATCGATTTCATCTCCAGCATTCCCACCTTCCACCTCTTCCGTGGCGGCAACGCTTTCCGTATCATCAGGATCGTCCGCATCCTCAGGACCTTCAGATCAGGGAAAATCCTGCTCAACTACCTGCTGAAAAACCGCTCACGCAACACCTTCGTCACCGTTGCCGCGTTTTCCTGCATGCTGGCGATGGCGGGCTCCATGTGCATTCTCAAGCTTGAGGAAGGAAATCCGAATTCGAACATCAAGTCGCCGTCGGACGCACTCTGGTGGTCCATCGTCACGATCACCACGGTGGGTTATGGCGACCGGTATCCCGTCAGTGATGAAGGCAGGATTGTCGCGGCGGTCCTCATGATCGCCGGAGTGGGGCTTTTCGGAACATTCACGGGTTTCATCGCGAGCATGTTCGTGGAGCCGGACATCAAGCGGGAGGAGGATGAAGTCCAGGGCCTGACCCGACAGATCCAGGCCCTCCGGGAGGAAATCCGGGCCATCGACCGGAAGATCACCCGCCAGAACCGGCGCATGAACCAGCAGGGCGGGAAACAGCAGGCTGACAACAAGCCGCTCAAATGA
- a CDS encoding glucosyl-3-phosphoglycerate synthase — translation MQNFHHSQFGDFPQLAGIKHSSGQRISVCIPTLDEADTIGEIVSTVRKVLQEQHPLVDEILVIDSGSRDVTREIAAAAGATVHLAADILPELECHTGKGENLWKALHVSTGDIICYVDGDISNFHPGFVTGLVGPLLTHPEIEYVKAYYERPLAYGDESHSTGGGRVSEILIRPLISLFFPELGGILQPLSGEYAARRATLESLAFPVGYGVEIAHLIDLARDGKLSNIAQTDLVKRIHRNRDDEELGGMAFALLRVILRRLERDGKISLATPLPALYQSWAVDGDGIRRSSRTIPEPERPAMNSLLETA, via the coding sequence ATGCAGAACTTCCACCACTCGCAGTTCGGTGATTTTCCCCAACTGGCAGGAATCAAGCATTCCTCCGGCCAACGCATCTCCGTCTGCATCCCGACGCTTGATGAGGCCGACACGATCGGGGAAATCGTTTCGACCGTTCGGAAAGTCCTGCAGGAACAACATCCGCTGGTGGATGAGATCCTCGTCATCGATTCCGGTTCCCGGGATGTCACCCGGGAAATCGCAGCCGCCGCAGGGGCAACGGTCCATCTCGCGGCGGACATCCTGCCGGAACTGGAGTGCCATACCGGCAAGGGTGAAAACCTCTGGAAAGCGCTCCACGTCTCCACCGGCGATATCATCTGTTATGTCGATGGCGACATTTCGAACTTCCACCCCGGCTTCGTCACAGGCCTCGTCGGGCCGCTTCTCACGCACCCGGAAATCGAATATGTGAAAGCCTACTACGAACGTCCCCTCGCCTATGGTGACGAATCGCACTCGACCGGAGGCGGCCGGGTTTCCGAAATCCTCATCCGCCCTCTCATCTCGCTGTTTTTCCCGGAGCTCGGCGGCATCCTCCAACCGCTCTCCGGCGAATACGCTGCCAGGCGCGCGACGCTGGAGTCCCTGGCATTTCCTGTCGGCTACGGGGTGGAGATCGCCCACCTCATCGACCTCGCGAGGGACGGAAAACTTTCCAACATCGCGCAGACGGACCTCGTCAAACGCATCCACCGCAACCGCGATGACGAGGAGCTCGGCGGAATGGCGTTCGCCCTCCTTCGTGTGATTCTCCGGCGCCTGGAACGGGACGGAAAAATCTCACTCGCCACTCCCCTGCCGGCCCTCTATCAGTCATGGGCAGTTGATGGTGACGGCATCCGCCGGTCTTCCCGAACCATTCCCGAGCCAGAACGCCCCGCGATGAATTCACTGCTGGAAACCGCATGA
- a CDS encoding Uma2 family endonuclease, with protein sequence MTAVKKPRFVTIEEYLAGEETSDVKHEYLGGTVHAMAGATNQHNSIAVNSLGILYGQLRGKSCRPFNSDTKIRIEFFDHTCFYYPDAMVVCLQNPDTDHFQDRPVVIIEVLSESTRRTDLKEKRDAYLTIPSLKVLLFVETDSPSVLVYRRRSGGGFATEEFEGPDAIIPLPEIEAGLPLAELYDRVEFAD encoded by the coding sequence ATGACTGCTGTGAAAAAGCCACGCTTCGTCACCATCGAGGAATATCTCGCGGGTGAGGAAACCAGCGACGTGAAGCACGAATACCTCGGCGGCACGGTGCATGCGATGGCCGGAGCGACGAACCAGCACAACAGCATCGCCGTCAATTCCCTCGGAATTCTGTATGGTCAACTCCGCGGAAAATCCTGCCGCCCCTTCAACAGCGACACCAAGATCCGCATCGAATTTTTTGATCATACCTGTTTCTACTACCCGGATGCGATGGTGGTGTGTCTTCAAAATCCGGATACCGACCATTTCCAAGATCGTCCGGTCGTCATTATCGAGGTTCTGAGCGAATCCACCCGTCGCACGGATCTCAAGGAGAAACGCGACGCTTATCTCACGATTCCGTCTTTGAAAGTCCTGCTCTTCGTCGAAACGGATTCCCCATCGGTCCTCGTTTACCGCCGCAGGTCCGGCGGAGGATTCGCCACCGAGGAATTCGAAGGACCGGACGCCATCATCCCCCTGCCAGAGATCGAAGCCGGGCTCCCGCTCGCGGAGCTGTATGACCGGGTGGAGTTCGCCGACTGA
- a CDS encoding Hsp33 family molecular chaperone HslO has translation MEIQEEFTTIESIFVRHRNALLVRGQFTSIYTDYYLHLMQHSIRPPAEPDQMLKDMLALLTLHLVARPWAETIAWTANLRAPRINLFVTGSSIEESVTGRVFTEDVREPDRNFFYSQTTTVESNEPRLSTMEVIGKDPVGWISQYYEQSEQRPARAFRLDDENFALIAAQPDCDLEWLEALDEAAVAKLLETEETSVLETRRFRFHCGCTLDRILPILGGWKDRLDDLFGDAETINIQCPRCAGRYEVTRDMLV, from the coding sequence ATGGAAATCCAGGAAGAATTCACCACCATCGAGTCGATCTTCGTCCGGCACCGCAACGCATTGCTCGTCCGCGGGCAGTTCACATCCATCTACACCGACTACTACCTGCATCTCATGCAGCACAGCATCCGCCCTCCAGCCGAGCCGGACCAGATGCTGAAGGACATGCTCGCGCTGCTCACGCTGCACCTCGTCGCCCGGCCATGGGCGGAAACGATCGCCTGGACGGCGAACCTGCGCGCGCCACGGATCAATCTCTTCGTCACGGGAAGCTCGATCGAGGAGTCCGTCACCGGCCGGGTCTTCACCGAGGACGTGCGTGAGCCGGACCGGAATTTCTTCTATTCCCAGACCACCACCGTGGAATCCAACGAACCCCGGCTCTCCACCATGGAGGTGATCGGAAAGGACCCGGTCGGATGGATTTCCCAATACTACGAACAGTCCGAGCAACGCCCCGCCCGCGCGTTCCGGCTGGACGATGAAAACTTCGCGCTCATCGCCGCACAGCCGGATTGCGATCTCGAATGGCTGGAAGCCCTCGACGAAGCCGCCGTGGCGAAACTGCTGGAAACGGAGGAGACCTCCGTGCTGGAGACGCGCCGCTTCCGTTTCCACTGCGGTTGCACATTGGACAGGATCCTGCCCATTCTCGGTGGTTGGAAAGACCGCTTGGACGACCTCTTCGGTGATGCGGAAACCATCAACATCCAGTGCCCCCGCTGCGCCGGAAGATATGAAGTCACACGGGACATGCTCGTTTGA